The Christiangramia flava JLT2011 genome has a segment encoding these proteins:
- a CDS encoding O-methyltransferase, translating to MLFEIRSYLNFLKNSQNQHGLHSPFMYDLVTKCFYDRSDHSGYELIKTYRNDLLRNKELIEIKDFGAGSKVFKSNKRPVFAIAKNAGMTLHRAKLLHRLLNYLKVENALELGTSLGIASAAISANPATQLTTIEGCPATAEIAQRQFEKYQLKVDLKIADFNTVFHETPFQQQKFDLIFIDGNHQQEATIQYFETLLNHIHEDSVLIFDDIHWSVAMENAWAQIKQHPASLQTIDTFKWGMVFFRKQQAQQDFVIRV from the coding sequence ATGCTTTTTGAGATACGCTCTTATTTAAATTTCCTGAAGAATTCCCAGAACCAGCACGGCCTGCATTCGCCTTTTATGTACGACCTGGTCACCAAATGTTTTTATGACCGGTCTGATCATTCGGGTTATGAGCTGATCAAAACCTACCGGAACGACCTTTTGAGAAATAAAGAACTTATTGAAATAAAAGATTTTGGCGCCGGAAGTAAAGTATTTAAATCGAACAAAAGACCGGTTTTTGCCATTGCGAAAAATGCCGGAATGACGCTTCACCGGGCAAAATTGCTTCACCGGCTCCTGAACTATTTAAAAGTGGAAAACGCTTTGGAACTGGGGACTTCCCTGGGTATTGCTTCAGCCGCCATCAGCGCAAATCCCGCCACCCAACTTACCACCATCGAAGGATGCCCGGCTACTGCCGAAATCGCACAGCGACAATTCGAAAAATACCAGTTAAAAGTCGATTTGAAAATTGCTGATTTTAATACGGTTTTCCATGAAACCCCTTTTCAGCAGCAAAAATTTGATCTCATTTTCATCGACGGGAATCACCAGCAAGAGGCTACAATCCAGTATTTCGAAACCTTATTAAACCACATTCACGAAGACTCGGTCCTGATTTTTGATGATATTCACTGGTCTGTTGCAATGGAAAATGCCTGGGCACAGATCAAACAACATCCAGCTTCACTTCAAACCATCGACACCTTTAAATGGGGAATGGTATTTTTCCGAAAACAACAGGCTCAACAGGATTTTGTGATCAGAGTCTAA
- a CDS encoding ABC-F family ATP-binding cassette domain-containing protein, with amino-acid sequence MNYLSVENIAKSYGERNLFREISFGINEGQKIGFVAKNGTGKTSLLDILAGKDQPDEGQVIYRNDIQVAFLSQEPDLEEELSVEQIIFSSDNPILKIIQRYEKALENPADAEALQKSMDEMEAANAWDFETNYKQILFKLNLEDLDKQVKFLSGGQRKRLALARMLLKKPDFIIMDEPTNHLDLDMIEWLEEYFRKEDFTIFMVTHDRYFLERVCNEIVELEAGALHTYKGNYSYYLQKRDERHQLEQTNTEKAQQLYKKELDWMRRQPKARTTKSKSRIDDFYDIKDRASKRRQEHQVQLEINMERLGSKIVEIHNISKELGGKTLLKSFDYNFKKGERLGIIGKNGTGKSTFLNMLTGTLPPDTGKIIVGETVKFGYYTQKGIEIKTGQKVIEVIREFGDYIPLKKGRQISAEQLLERFLFDRKKQYDFVEKLSGGEKKRLYLCTILIQNPNFLILDEPTNDLDVLTLNVLENFLLDFPGCVVVVSHDRYFMDKIVDHLFVFEGQGAVSDFPGNYSDYREYAAVKPSEEISTTEKKPKENSWRDDSTGTKLSYKEQKEFGKLEKEITQLEKKKDQLQQDFLKELSAEEIKDKSVELQNMQDEIEEKTMRYFELMEKMES; translated from the coding sequence CTTCTTGATATTCTCGCCGGAAAAGACCAGCCAGATGAAGGGCAGGTTATCTATCGAAATGATATCCAGGTGGCATTTCTTTCCCAGGAACCAGATCTGGAAGAAGAACTTAGTGTTGAGCAGATAATTTTTTCGAGCGATAATCCTATTCTGAAGATTATTCAGCGATATGAGAAAGCGCTAGAAAACCCGGCTGATGCAGAGGCTCTTCAGAAGTCTATGGATGAAATGGAAGCTGCCAATGCCTGGGATTTTGAAACTAATTACAAACAGATCCTTTTCAAGTTAAACCTGGAAGACCTGGATAAACAAGTGAAATTTCTTTCCGGCGGACAGCGAAAGCGGCTTGCGCTTGCCAGGATGCTGCTTAAAAAGCCCGATTTCATAATTATGGATGAGCCCACCAACCACCTGGACCTGGACATGATCGAGTGGCTGGAAGAATATTTCCGAAAGGAAGATTTTACTATTTTCATGGTTACGCACGACCGGTATTTTCTGGAAAGGGTTTGTAACGAAATCGTCGAACTGGAAGCTGGCGCCCTTCATACCTACAAGGGCAATTATTCTTATTATTTGCAAAAAAGGGACGAGCGCCACCAGCTGGAGCAAACCAATACGGAGAAGGCTCAGCAGCTGTATAAAAAAGAGTTGGACTGGATGCGGAGGCAACCAAAGGCCAGAACTACAAAGTCCAAATCTCGAATTGATGATTTTTACGACATCAAAGATCGAGCTTCTAAAAGACGCCAGGAACATCAGGTTCAATTAGAAATCAATATGGAGCGGCTTGGAAGCAAAATCGTGGAAATTCACAATATTTCGAAAGAGCTTGGCGGTAAAACTCTTTTGAAATCTTTCGATTATAATTTTAAAAAGGGAGAGCGCCTGGGAATCATTGGTAAGAACGGAACGGGAAAATCTACCTTCCTGAATATGCTTACCGGGACGCTTCCGCCTGACACCGGGAAAATCATTGTAGGGGAAACGGTAAAATTTGGTTATTACACGCAAAAAGGAATTGAAATAAAAACCGGCCAGAAAGTGATCGAGGTCATCAGGGAGTTCGGTGATTATATTCCATTAAAAAAAGGCCGGCAAATTTCTGCGGAACAACTGTTAGAACGTTTCCTGTTCGATCGTAAAAAGCAATACGATTTTGTGGAAAAATTGAGCGGTGGCGAGAAAAAACGGCTATACCTGTGCACCATCCTGATCCAGAATCCCAATTTTCTCATCCTCGATGAACCAACTAACGACCTGGATGTTTTAACCCTGAATGTCCTGGAGAATTTTTTGCTGGACTTCCCGGGCTGCGTGGTGGTCGTATCTCATGATCGTTATTTTATGGATAAGATCGTAGACCACCTTTTCGTTTTTGAAGGCCAGGGTGCGGTGAGCGATTTTCCGGGAAATTATTCCGATTATCGCGAATATGCTGCTGTAAAACCTTCGGAAGAAATTTCAACAACTGAAAAAAAACCGAAGGAAAATTCCTGGCGTGATGATTCCACCGGAACGAAATTATCCTACAAAGAACAAAAGGAATTCGGCAAACTGGAGAAGGAAATCACGCAGCTGGAAAAGAAAAAAGACCAGTTACAGCAGGATTTTTTAAAGGAGCTTTCCGCGGAAGAGATCAAGGACAAATCGGTTGAACTTCAGAATATGCAAGATGAAATTGAGGAAAAGACCATGCGCTATTTTGAACTGATGGAAAAAATGGAAAGTTGA
- a CDS encoding ABC transporter ATP-binding protein codes for MSKVIEIRNITRDFPLGQEVVKVLKGIDLEIERGEYVAFMGPSGSGKSTLMNLLGCLDTPTSGTYILNGKDVSQMSDDELAEIRNKEIGFVFQTFNLLPRTSALDNVALPMVYAGTSKQDRIERAKEVLTSVGLADRMDHKPNQLSGGQRQRVAVGRALVNKPSIILADEPTGNLDSKTSVEIMNLFDEIHAAGNTVILVTHEEDIAEHAHRIIRLKDGMVERDERKTLAHNEV; via the coding sequence ATGAGCAAAGTAATCGAGATTCGCAATATCACCAGGGATTTCCCGCTTGGACAGGAAGTTGTAAAAGTTTTAAAAGGTATAGACCTAGAGATTGAAAGAGGAGAATATGTAGCTTTCATGGGGCCTTCAGGTTCTGGAAAGTCTACCTTGATGAACCTATTGGGCTGTCTCGACACTCCTACTTCCGGAACTTATATTCTAAATGGAAAGGATGTAAGCCAGATGAGCGATGATGAGCTGGCTGAGATCAGAAACAAGGAAATTGGCTTTGTTTTCCAGACTTTTAATTTGCTGCCGCGTACTTCAGCTTTAGATAATGTGGCGCTTCCCATGGTATATGCCGGTACTTCCAAACAGGATCGCATCGAGCGAGCCAAAGAGGTCCTGACCAGTGTTGGGCTGGCAGACCGTATGGATCATAAACCCAATCAGCTTTCCGGAGGTCAGCGACAGCGAGTGGCAGTAGGCCGTGCACTGGTGAATAAACCTTCTATCATACTGGCTGACGAGCCCACAGGGAACCTGGATTCGAAAACTTCAGTAGAGATTATGAATCTTTTTGACGAAATCCATGCAGCCGGAAATACAGTGATCCTGGTAACTCACGAAGAAGACATTGCAGAGCATGCGCATCGCATTATCAGGCTGAAAGATGGCATGGTAGAAAGAGATGAACGCAAAACTCTGGCTCATAATGAAGTCTAG
- a CDS encoding glycosyltransferase family 2 protein: MFQKLSILIPAYNEAETVAEILVVLRDLKIDYNLQKEIIVVDDSSTDETFEIISDFRSANPELDLKIFSQEYNMGKGAAIHRAIKECSGDIAIVQDADLEYDPEEYSRLLKPIMKGQADVVYGSRFMGGFAHRILFFWHSIGNKFLTMLSNAFTNLNLTDMETCYKMFRTEILKSLDLKEKRFGFEPEVTAKISRIPGIRIYEVGISYYGRTYSEGKKINWKDGVHALWCIFKYNI, from the coding sequence TTGTTCCAGAAATTATCCATTTTAATTCCAGCCTATAATGAAGCAGAAACAGTTGCTGAAATTCTGGTAGTGCTGCGAGACCTAAAAATTGATTACAATCTTCAAAAAGAAATTATCGTGGTAGATGATTCGTCAACAGATGAGACCTTTGAAATTATTAGCGATTTCAGATCGGCGAATCCTGAACTGGATCTCAAGATTTTTAGCCAGGAATATAATATGGGTAAGGGAGCAGCTATTCATCGGGCCATCAAGGAATGTTCCGGAGATATTGCCATCGTACAGGATGCCGATTTGGAATATGATCCGGAGGAATATTCCAGGCTTTTGAAGCCAATCATGAAAGGTCAGGCTGATGTTGTGTATGGTTCGCGATTTATGGGAGGTTTCGCTCACAGGATTTTATTTTTCTGGCATTCCATAGGGAATAAGTTTCTTACCATGTTAAGCAACGCATTTACCAATCTGAATCTGACAGACATGGAAACCTGTTACAAAATGTTTCGCACGGAAATATTAAAAAGCCTGGATTTAAAGGAAAAGCGATTTGGTTTTGAACCTGAAGTTACCGCAAAAATTAGTAGAATCCCCGGAATTCGGATCTATGAAGTAGGAATTTCTTACTACGGAAGAACTTATTCCGAAGGTAAAAAGATCAACTGGAAAGATGGGGTACACGCACTGTGGTGCATTTTTAAGTATAATATTTAG